In Bacillus sp. 2205SS5-2, the genomic stretch GAGAAACAAAAGTAATTATGATGTAAAGAATGCACTCCAGGTTGGGACGGATTCAGAAGGTGGTTACCTAGCTCCAGATGAGTTTGAAAGAACACTGATTCAATCCCTAGAAGAGGAAAATATCTTCCGATCATTAGCCAAGGTCATTACGACTTCATCAGGTGATCGAAAAATTCCGGTTGTTGCTTCAAAAGGAACCGCATCATGGGTTGATGAAGAAGGGTTGATTCCAGAATCAGATGATAGCTTTGGTCAGGTTTCAATTGGGGCCTATAAGCTCGCAACCATGATTAAAGTTTCGGAAGAATTATTGAATGACAGTGTGTTTAATCTTGAATCGTATATTGCAAAAGAATTTGCCAGACGGATTGGTGCCAGAGAAGAAGAAGCTTTCTTTGTTGGAGATGGTACCGGAAAACCGACTGGCATTTTTAATGCAACGGGTGGCGCAGAATTAGGGGTGACAGCCACTTCAGCAACCGCTGTTTCAGTGGATGAGATTATGGATTTATTCTACTCACTGAAATCGCCTTACCGTAAAAAGGCCGTCTTTGTGATGAATGATGCAACAGTTAAATTGCTTAGAAAGTTAAAAGACGGAAGTGGTCAATACTTATGGCAACCTTCAGTCCAAGCAGGGCAACCTGATACGATTTTAAATCGACCAGTGAAAACCTCAGCTTATGTTCCAACTGTTGCAGCAGGCGCTAAGTCGATTGCTTTCGGTGATTTTGGTTACTACTGGGTTGCTGATCGCCAAGGACGCTCTTTCCAACGATTAAATGAATTATATGCAGCAACGGGGCAAGTTGGATTTAAGGCAACACAACGGGTAGATGGAAAGCTAATTCTTCCTGAAGCGATTAAAGTGCTTCAACAGAAAGCGTAGGTGGTAGTTCATGAGTAATGTAAAAAATTATACCGAACAAGGTGGAGATCGAACGGTCATCGGTGGGGAAATAGATATAACTCCCGAAGGTAAGTTAGCCTTTGATGGAACACCATTAAGTCCAGCTGCACTTCAAGCAGATAGTACTGCTGCAGATGTAGCTGGGCTTGTTACTGACTTTAATGCTCTACTAGCAAAGCTGAAAGCGGCGGGGCTAATGAAATCTGTATAAGGAGGTAGACGGTGATGGAGGAATTGCTATCAAAGGTAAAACAGAACCTTATTTTAAATCATAATGAAGACGATGTTCTGCTTTCTGGCTTCATCACTGCTGCCATTGCCTATGCAGAAAGTTATCAAAAGAAGCTAGATGGTTATTATAAAGAAACCCCTATGCATCCAACGACCGAACAAGCAGTCATCATGCTATCGTCTCACTTTTATGAAAGTCGGGATGGTAGTACTGGTGGCTATTTTGCTGACAACGTAGAAGCGAGTAAGCAAGTCTGGAATGTGGTCAATATGCTCCTTCGACTTAATAAGGATGTGGTCATATGAGTTTTGGGAAAATGAGAACTCTAGTAAACATTGTTGAAACTAGAATTATGAAAGATGGAGAAGGCTTTTCGACTGAAGAAGATACAATTATAGCTTCATTACGTGCTTATAAAGAAGATAGGCATGGTAACGAAGCATGGAAGAATCGAGCAAGTTTTTCAACTGCTACATCGCTTTTTCGGTTTAGAAAACCTCGAAGCTTTCAGATCACAACAGAAATGAAGATTGATTGCCAAAACGAGCAATACAACATATTGAGTGTTGAAGATTTGAAGGAAAAAGGGATGTATGTAGAAGTGTTGGCTGAGAAAACGGTTGGGTCAAAGGGGTGATAGGATGGCTAGAGCTACATTTAAAATGCCTGATGAATTTTTAGAAAAGCTATCTAAACTCAATAACCAATTTGACAATATTGCACCAAGAGTTTTACAAGCTGGTGCAGATCCTGTTATTAAGAAAGCCAAAAGCAATCTAACTGCTAGGATTGGAGAAGAGACAAAGGAACCTTCTGAATCTACAGGAGAACTGGTCCAATCCTTAGAAACAACAAAGCCTACTTTAGATCATAAGGGTAACTGGACTCTCCGTGTTGGGATCCCAACTAATAAAGATAGTAAGGGCGTATCAAATGCTTTAAAAGCAGCTGTTTTGGAATATGGAAAATCAGGTCAACCGCCTAAACCTTGGTTAAAACCAACAAAGTCGGCTACAAGAAAAGCATGTATTGAAGCAATGGAGAAAGCGTTGGATAAGGAGATTGGGAAACTATGAGCTTATTAAATGAACTAAATAGCATACTAGAACCCATCGGCATTCCGATTGAAACAGGTGCGTTCTCAGGAAGACCACCTGATGAATATGTAGTCATTACACCTATGGCAGATAGATTAGAATTCTATGCGGATAACCAAGCGCATACGGTTATCGCTGAAGCAAGATTATCCCTATTTTCAAAGAAAAATTATTTAGCTCTTAAGGAACAACTGACTAGAGCAATTTTATCAGGAGAAATTACGATTACAGATCGACAATATATCGGTTTTGAGAATGATACAAAATATCACCATTACGCTATTGACGTAATGAAAGAATATGAAACGGAGGGGATTTAGTTGGCTACAATAGGACTTGATCAATTATATTATGCCCAAATCACCGAAGATACAAATGGTGTTGAAAGTTATGGAACACCTAAAATATTAGCTAAAGCCATGACAGCTGAATTAAGTGTTGAGCTCATTGAAGCAATTCTATATGCCGATGATGGCGCATCTGAAGTGGTAAAGGAATTTAAGAGTGGAACATTAAGCCTTGGGATTGATGATATTGGCTCAATCGTGGCGCAGGATTTAACAGGTTCAAAGATTGATAGCAACAATGTTGTCGTATCAAGAAGTGAGGATGGAGGGAATCCAGTTGCGATTGGCTTTCGTGCTAAAAAGTCGAATGGAAAGTACCGCTATTTTTGGTTATATCGAGTTATTTTTAGTATTCCTACAACGAGTCTTGCAACGAAAGGTGATTCGATTACCTTTAGTAGTCCCACCATAGAAGGAACAGTGTTTAGACGAAATAAGCTGGATGCAGAAAGTAAACATCCTTGGAAAGCTGAAGTCACAGAAGGTGATAATGGCGTTGCTCAAGATACCATTACTAACTGGTTTAGCACTGTTTATGAGCCGGATTTTACACCAGTAACACCGACCATTACGATTACGACACAACCAGCTAATTTAACAAATGTAACGGAAGGTAGCATTTCTGGAAGTTTATCTGTTGTAGCGGATACAAATACAAGCTATCCAGTGACCTATCAATGGTATGAAAACACAGTAGATAGTGCTACAAGCGGTACGGTTATCAATGGTGAAACATCAGCAAGCTTTGATATTCCGACAACTCTTATTGCTGGAACATACTATTACTACTGTGTGCTGAGCTCAACGGGTGCTTCTGATGTTACTACGACTGTGGCTACAGTAACTGTATCTTAAACTAAGGAGGATTAATGATGGGAAATGAAACAACACCTTTGGATATTGATCCTGCAGCTGATGAACGAAGTGCTGTGATAGAAATAGGTGGACAAGACTATAAGTTAATTTTGACAACCAAGGCTACAAAAGAAATTGCGAAGAGATATGGTGGTCTTGAAAATCTAGGGAACAAACTGATGAATACAAAGGACTTTGAACTGGCTTTAGATGAAGTAGTTTGGCTGATCACTTTGTTGGCTAATCAATCAATTTTGATTCATAACTTGAGGAATCGGGATGCGAAGCAAGACCTGCTGACGGAAGAAGAAATCGAACTATTAACCACTCCATTTGAATTAGCAGAGTATAAGAATGCGATTATGGCTAGCATGATGAAAGGTACAAAACGTCATATCGAGAGTGAACCATCAAAAAACGTGGAAGTCGGGTAAGCGATGAGGAGTTGTTTATCCGACTTATTTATTATGGAACGGCATTATTAAACCGTAGAGAAAATGAAGTGTGGTTGATGCCTTTAGGGTACTTGATGGATTTATGGGAATGTCACAAGCAGTTTAACGGAATAGCAAAACCAAGAAAAGATGTATCTATTGATGATGTAATACCGATTGGAATATAGAAGAAGGCACTCAGCGAATGGGTGTCTTTTTATTTTTGGGGGAAGGGAGGTGGAAACGTGGCAGATAATTTTGGTCTAAAAATCGGTGTTGAAGGTGAGAAGGAATTTAAGAATTCCCTAAGAGATATTAACCGCAGTTTCAAAGTTTTAGGAAGCGAAATGAATCTAGTAACTTCACAGTTTGATAAGCAGGACCAGTCGATGGAGGCACTAACGGCTAGAAGTGATGTGCTAAACAAGAAAGTTGATGCCCAGAAAGACAAAATCGGTACTTTAGAAAAGGCTCTAAAAAATGCTGCAGACTCCTTTGGAGAAACAGATAAACGAACTCAAAACTGGCAGATCCAACTTAATAATGCTAAGTCTGACCTGATCAAGATGGAGCGGGAATTAGATAAAACTAATCAATCGATTGATGAAATGGGCGATAGTGCTAATGCCGCAGAGGGTGAAGTAGAAGAGTTTGCTAATGAAGTTGAGAATGCTGCAAAGCAAACAGAAGACGCAGCTAACCGCTTTGAAAAAGTAGGTGGTGTGCTAAAGGGAATTGGAGTGACGATAGGTGCTGCAGTAACTGCTATTGGAACAGCTGCTGTTGCAACTGGGGCTAGCCTTATCAAGCTTGGTGATGAGTATAATATGGCGGTTAATCAGATCTCTGCTTCAACTGGAGCAACAGGTGCTGAACTGGAAGAGTTAGGTGAGATTGCCCAAAACGTGTACAAGCATAATTTCGGTGAAAACTTGGAAGAGGTTGCTGGAGGTATCTCTGAAGTGAAAAAAGTTACCGGGCTCATGGGTGAAGAATTAGAAAAAGCCACTGAGTCCGGTTTTGCTCTAAGGGATACCTTTGGCTTTGAAATACAGGAGTCAGCCAGGGCAGCAAGTGCTCTAATGAAAAACTTCGGTATCTCATCAGAGGAAGCCTATAACATTATTGCAACAGGTGCTCAAAATGGTGCTGATAAAAATGGAGATCTTTTAGATACGCTTAATGAATACTCTGTTCAATATTCTGCTCTTGGGCTTAGCGCCGATGAGTTCATTGCTAGTTTAGTAAACGGTGCAGAAAGTGGAGCGTTTAGTATCGATAAGGTCGGGGATGCCGTTAAAGAGTTCAATATCCGGGCAAAAGACGGAAGCAAAACGAGCATGGAAGCTTTCACTGCTTTAGGCCTAAATGCTGAAGAAATGACCAGTAAGTTTGCTCAGGGTGGAGAAGTTGCCAATGATGCTTTTTACAGTGTTGTTCAAAGACTTCAGGAAATTGAGGATCCGCTCCTGAAAAATACGGTTGGTGTGCAGTTATTTGGTACTCAGTTTGAAGATTTAGAGGCAAATGTTCTACCTGTTCTCTCCAACATGAAAGACAGTACTTTAGCTAGTGGTGATGCATTAGCCCAAATAACTGAAGTGAAATACGACAACTTAACCGATGGAATTGAAGGTGTGAAACGTTCCTTGCAAGGTGTGTTTTTACCAGCAGTAGGTGAAGTCTCATCAGGGATTACGGATCTATTTTCAAATCTATCAAATGGTATAAATGCGGCTGATGGAGATTTCGATAAAATTTCAGAAGTCATTGGGGAGACAGTTGCTGGGATTACAGAAATCATTGCAGAACAACTCCCTCAATTGGTTACTCTAGGCCTTCAAATTGTAATGT encodes the following:
- a CDS encoding phage major capsid protein, which encodes MSKVLELREKRAKVWEKTKAFLDSKRGEDGILSAEDTSTYEKMEAEVVNLGKEIDRLERQQAIDLELSKPVNQPITSKPTGVEGQKAGRATDEYRESFWKAMRNKSNYDVKNALQVGTDSEGGYLAPDEFERTLIQSLEEENIFRSLAKVITTSSGDRKIPVVASKGTASWVDEEGLIPESDDSFGQVSIGAYKLATMIKVSEELLNDSVFNLESYIAKEFARRIGAREEEAFFVGDGTGKPTGIFNATGGAELGVTATSATAVSVDEIMDLFYSLKSPYRKKAVFVMNDATVKLLRKLKDGSGQYLWQPSVQAGQPDTILNRPVKTSAYVPTVAAGAKSIAFGDFGYYWVADRQGRSFQRLNELYAATGQVGFKATQRVDGKLILPEAIKVLQQKA
- a CDS encoding head fiber protein, producing the protein MSNVKNYTEQGGDRTVIGGEIDITPEGKLAFDGTPLSPAALQADSTAADVAGLVTDFNALLAKLKAAGLMKSV
- a CDS encoding head-tail connector protein, which gives rise to MEELLSKVKQNLILNHNEDDVLLSGFITAAIAYAESYQKKLDGYYKETPMHPTTEQAVIMLSSHFYESRDGSTGGYFADNVEASKQVWNVVNMLLRLNKDVVI
- a CDS encoding phage head closure protein, producing the protein MSFGKMRTLVNIVETRIMKDGEGFSTEEDTIIASLRAYKEDRHGNEAWKNRASFSTATSLFRFRKPRSFQITTEMKIDCQNEQYNILSVEDLKEKGMYVEVLAEKTVGSKG
- a CDS encoding HK97-gp10 family putative phage morphogenesis protein, with translation MARATFKMPDEFLEKLSKLNNQFDNIAPRVLQAGADPVIKKAKSNLTARIGEETKEPSESTGELVQSLETTKPTLDHKGNWTLRVGIPTNKDSKGVSNALKAAVLEYGKSGQPPKPWLKPTKSATRKACIEAMEKALDKEIGKL
- a CDS encoding major tail protein, translated to MATIGLDQLYYAQITEDTNGVESYGTPKILAKAMTAELSVELIEAILYADDGASEVVKEFKSGTLSLGIDDIGSIVAQDLTGSKIDSNNVVVSRSEDGGNPVAIGFRAKKSNGKYRYFWLYRVIFSIPTTSLATKGDSITFSSPTIEGTVFRRNKLDAESKHPWKAEVTEGDNGVAQDTITNWFSTVYEPDFTPVTPTITITTQPANLTNVTEGSISGSLSVVADTNTSYPVTYQWYENTVDSATSGTVINGETSASFDIPTTLIAGTYYYYCVLSSTGASDVTTTVATVTVS
- a CDS encoding phage tail tape measure protein; this translates as MADNFGLKIGVEGEKEFKNSLRDINRSFKVLGSEMNLVTSQFDKQDQSMEALTARSDVLNKKVDAQKDKIGTLEKALKNAADSFGETDKRTQNWQIQLNNAKSDLIKMERELDKTNQSIDEMGDSANAAEGEVEEFANEVENAAKQTEDAANRFEKVGGVLKGIGVTIGAAVTAIGTAAVATGASLIKLGDEYNMAVNQISASTGATGAELEELGEIAQNVYKHNFGENLEEVAGGISEVKKVTGLMGEELEKATESGFALRDTFGFEIQESARAASALMKNFGISSEEAYNIIATGAQNGADKNGDLLDTLNEYSVQYSALGLSADEFIASLVNGAESGAFSIDKVGDAVKEFNIRAKDGSKTSMEAFTALGLNAEEMTSKFAQGGEVANDAFYSVVQRLQEIEDPLLKNTVGVQLFGTQFEDLEANVLPVLSNMKDSTLASGDALAQITEVKYDNLTDGIEGVKRSLQGVFLPAVGEVSSGITDLFSNLSNGINAADGDFDKISEVIGETVAGITEIIAEQLPQLVTLGLQIVMSIAGAIIDNLPTIIDSAMQIVTTLLQGLIEALPQITEGALYLVLTLVDGIIANLPALIEAALTMIVTLATGIAEALPNLIPSIVQAVILIVQTLIDNLGLVLDVAFKIIEGLAIGLLNALPRLIEALPTIISTIINFITSNLPKIVEMGIKLIIQLAAGLIQAIPQLVAQLPQIISALVVGLGKSVYSIGEVGVNIVRGLWNGISSMIGWIRDKVSNFVGGIVSNVKGVLGIRSPSKVFAGIGENMGAGIGIGFTDAMRGVEKDMEGAIPTDFDMDLNSQINASANGGNGSLLDVTIPLTIDGTVLTRIIAQLQWNQNTVTVRNLGVAGS